AAACTGAGGCAAATGCAGGGCAGTTGAAATGGACAATACCTGGTGTCTTGGCACCGAAACAAAAGGGACAGGTAGGTTTCTGTGTACGCATTCCCGATTAGTTAATTTTTGATATGGCAAACCCCTTCTGGGATTTACAAGAAGGGGTTTTTTATTGCTCATTTTTATAAATGGGAGATGTAGTTTTTTTATGTATTTACTTGAAAAATATATTAAATGATAAGCGTGGATTGAATAATTTAAAGACAGTTATAGTCCCTATTTTTCCCAGATAGTTCTCTCAGAAAAATAACATTTAGGACTTTTAAAGAGCATTAAAATTTTTTTTAGGAATTATCATTTTTGGTAGTTTTTACAAATGTTTCATTATGTAATTTTAACTTAAGTTTAAAATATATTATATATCAGCATCTTAATTTATTTTGTGTGATTTATTGTATCTAATGAAAATCACCTAAGGTGAACTAGTTAACATTTTTTTTAAATAATGTATGGTTGTTTGTGTGATTTTTGTTTAATATTGCTTTGAGATTTGTTGCATTAATTTATAAAAAAGTGATTAGTGTCACAAAAAAATCGCATTGGTTCGCAGTGGATAAAATCATGTTAAACAAAAATTCTATGCTGAAAAAAATGACAATTAGTTTGATGTTTGTTGGGGTTGCTGCCAGTGCGATGGTGGCAACTGCAGCGACCAATAATGAGCCTGTCTCTGTTCAGCTTAAAGCGTTTAAAAAAGTTGTAGACAATAAGGGGAATGCGCAATTCAAAGCTGCAGACTCAATTAAACCGCAGGATGTGATTGAGTATCGTGCGACTTATACCAACAACACCACAGGTAATATCAAAAGCTTAAAGGCGACATTACCGATTCCAGCCGATACCCAATATTTGGGTGCAAGTTTGCCTTCTGGTGCACTGGGAAGCACGGATGGTGTCAACTTTGCAGCAATGCCATTAAAGAAAAAAGTAGATGGCAAGTTGGTCAATATTCCATTGAAAGAATACCGTGCTTTACAGTGGCAGATTGCAGAGTTACCAGCGAAAAAGTCCGTAACGGTTAGTGCTCAAGCCAAAGTAAATACTTCAAACGATTAATTTCTAAATTTTACACACATCATTCCGATGGAGTCGGGGGACTTTCATGTCTATGAATTTGAAAACAACAAAGCGAAATAACCTTTATTTGTCAATTGCGACAGTCTTAGGTGGGTTTGCTTTCTTTGCTACAGGCACCACATATGCGGCTGCGCCAGCTGCAGGTACGAATATTAGTAACATTGCAACAGCATCGTATGTGGATGGTACGTCGACTACACGTACTGTCACTTCGAATGAAGTCAAAACGACTGTTTTACAAGTGGGCAGTTTCACACTTGAACAAGACCGTAGTGCGACTGCGAATCCGAACGGTGTAGTGACCCTATCACACGTCTTGACCAATACGGGTAATGGAACAGATAAGTTCACATTAAGTTTGGCAAACATCGCTGGTGATGCATTTGATTTCTCAAATATTGCGATTTATTTAGATGCGAACAAAGACGGTGTGCCTGATAACAACACCAATTTAATGGGACAAGTTATTACTTTAAATGCGGGTGAGTCTGCAGGTTTAGTTGTTGTGGGTACAACGGCATCAACAGCTCAGGCAAATGACTTGGGTAAATTGACTTTATCAGCAGAGAGTACGTTCATCGGTTCAAGTGATATCAAAGTTAACACGGATACAGTGAAAATCGTGGGCGGCGCAGTGATTCAAGTCACGAAATCTGCCAATGTTACTGCTGTAACTCGTGGTGATACGGTGACTTATGAGTTGACCTATAAAAATACAGGTAATGCTGACGCAACAAATTTAACCATTGAAGATATCCTGCCAGCAGGTGTGACGTACGTTGCGGGGTCTGCGCGTTGGAGTGGTCAAACAGCGGCATTGACAGATGCTACTGGTGACGAAACAGCAGCGAAGTACGAATTTACCAATGGTAAAGCGCAGTTGGTATTGGCATCAGTACCACGTAACAGCACAGGAAAATTAACTTTCCAAGTAACAGTCAACGCAAGCGCACCAGCCGGTAAAATTACCAACATTGCAACATTTGACCCGGATGGTCCAGGTACAGAAAGTCCTCAACCTACTAACCCGTATGATGTCACAGTTCAGTCGACTTATATTGGTACGATCAATGATTTAGCAACAGACCCTTACTCAGATGCTGAAGTCGCGGGTTCTAAAGATGACTTAATCTCTACCACTGCTGTTCAAGGTTCACCTATCTTATTTGGTGCTTCAAGCTCAACTGAAGATATTTGGATTCATAACCTAGGTAATGTGACTGAGACATATAACATTAAAGTCGATAAATCTAAGTTACCAGCAGGTTCTATTGTTGAATTGTTAAAGTCGGATGGTAATACACCATTAACGGATACCAATGGTGACGCAAGTGTAGATAGTGGTCCATTGGCTTCTGGTGGTCATCTTGAAATTTCTGCACGTATTACTTTGCCAAATGGGTATACAGGGCCGATTACAGCTCCTGGCCTAGATACGATCTTAACCATTACACCTGTACATGGAACTCTATCAGATAAGATCACTTTACGTATTACTGACATCACTACTTCTAAAGTCGATTTGAGTAATGGTAAGGGTAATAAAGACTATATAGAGAATGATACTGCACTTACAGGTGAAGGCGCATATGTTGCGGCTAATATTGTAACGACAGTAACGACTAAACCTGGTGTTGCAGGGACATTCCCGATAGCTGTGACCAATGGTGGTTCAACTGCAGACAACTATAACTTTGGTACAGATCAACCATTACCATCAGGTTGGACCGTTGAGTACTTTGTTGCTGACGCAACTGGTGTGTGTTCTTCAACTAAAGTGACCAACACAGGTGCAA
This DNA window, taken from Acinetobacter sp. WCHA55, encodes the following:
- a CDS encoding DUF11 domain-containing protein, yielding MSMNLKTTKRNNLYLSIATVLGGFAFFATGTTYAAAPAAGTNISNIATASYVDGTSTTRTVTSNEVKTTVLQVGSFTLEQDRSATANPNGVVTLSHVLTNTGNGTDKFTLSLANIAGDAFDFSNIAIYLDANKDGVPDNNTNLMGQVITLNAGESAGLVVVGTTASTAQANDLGKLTLSAESTFIGSSDIKVNTDTVKIVGGAVIQVTKSANVTAVTRGDTVTYELTYKNTGNADATNLTIEDILPAGVTYVAGSARWSGQTAALTDATGDETAAKYEFTNGKAQLVLASVPRNSTGKLTFQVTVNASAPAGKITNIATFDPDGPGTESPQPTNPYDVTVQSTYIGTINDLATDPYSDAEVAGSKDDLISTTAVQGSPILFGASSSTEDIWIHNLGNVTETYNIKVDKSKLPAGSIVELLKSDGNTPLTDTNGDASVDSGPLASGGHLEISARITLPNGYTGPITAPGLDTILTITPVHGTLSDKITLRITDITTSKVDLSNGKGNKDYIENDTALTGEGAYVAANIVTTVTTKPGVAGTFPIAVTNGGSTADNYNFGTDQPLPSGWTVEYFVADATGVCSSTKVTNTGAIQPNATAYFCAKVTPSANATPANSQDIVFTINSPATGLTDKMKDRLVVEAVRGLSFLADQQGQVAPGGTIVYKHTLTNNGNVVEGVTGGSTLPFAITHDPSNSGFVTSVYVDKNNNGVADANELVTGTDLNAWLTATNGEDGLSPNESVSILVKVEAPSNATAGQADLSIVTITPTGDLNSIAAPAAVTVTDKTTVNIGQVRLEKLQALDADCNGAEEGNFGTSTLQAKPGACIIYQIKAVNDGNQAVTKVVITDAVPSYTTLGTTPAAALDPASKGTVSNTANNLKSTEFALAPSETVTMKFSVKVDGQ